In Phenylobacterium hankyongense, the sequence CGAATACCTCGCCCAGCACTACCCCGGGCCGACGCGGTTCCTGCCGGCCGACCCGGACCTCGCCCTGGAGGTGCGGCTCTGGGACCGCATCTTCGACCTCTACCTCCACACGCCGATGCAGAACGTGGTCGCTGACCGGATCCGGCCGGCGGACGCCAAGGACCCGTACGGCGTCGCCGCCGCCCGCAATCAGCTGACGATGGCCTGCGAGATGATCGAGGGCCGGATGGCCGACCGCACCTGGGCGGTGGGCGAGACCTTCACCCTGGCCGACTGCGCCGCGGCGCCGGCGCTCTACTACGCCGACCGGATCGCCCCGCTGGGCGAGGCCTTTCCCGCGACCGCCGCCTATCTCCAGCGGCTGAAGGCGCGGCCGAGCTTCGCCCGGACGCTGGCCGAGGCGGAGCCCTACTTCCATATGTTTCCCGGCTAGCCGCCGCCGGGATTCGTGCTCAAGCTTTGTCGGCCATGGCCCCGATCGGGCGTCCTCTGGCGATACTGGAGGACCCCCATGCGCTTCGATCTGAAAACCCTCTGCGGCCTCGTCCTGGCCTTCGCGGCCATGACCGGCGCCGCCCAGGCCGCCTGTCCGACCGGCCTGCCGCCCGGGGTCTTCTGCGGCGAGAAGAACCTGGCCGCCGCCGCCTCCGGGACCTACGCCCTCGACCCGGACCACGCCGCGGTGATCGCCCGGGTCTCGCACATCGGCTATTCGATGAGCGTCTTCCGCTTCGACCGCGTGCAGGGCCAGCTGGTCTGGGACGCCGCCAACCCGGCGGCCTCGAAGCTGACGGCGGCCGTGCAGACCGCTTCCATCGCCACCAACGTCAAGGACTTCGCCAAGGAGCTGTCCGGCGACGCCTACCTGAAGTCCGCGGCCTTCCCGCAGGCGACCTTCGTCTCCTCCGCCTTCCATCCGACGGACGCCACGCACGGCAAGGTGGATGGCCTGCTGACGCTGCTGGGCAAGACCCGGCCGGCGACCTTCGACGTGACGCTGATCGGCTCCGGCAAGGTCATGGGCCAGGCGCGGATCGGCGTCCACGCCACCACCAGCATCACCCCGCAGGACTTCGGCATGTCGCCGTTCTTCCTCGATCCGATCGAGCTCGTCATCGACGCGGAGTTCGGCAAGGCGGCCTGAGGCTCAGCACTCCGCCAGGTTGACGGCGAGGCCGCCCAGCGAGGTCTCCTTGTAGATCGCGCTCATATCCTCGCCGGTGCGCTTCATGGTGGCGATCACCTTGTCGAGGCTGACGGTGTGCTGGCCGTCGCCGAGCATGGCCAGCCGGGCGGCGTCGATGGCCTTCACCGCGCCCATGGCGTTGCGCTCGATGCAGGGGATCTGCACCAGGCCGCCGATCGGGTCGCAGGTCAGCCCGAGGTTGTGCTCCATGCCGATCTCGGCGGCGTTCTCGATCTGGGCGTTGGAGGCGCCCAGCGCCGCCGCGAGGCCCGCCGCCGCCATCGAGCAGGCGACGCCCACCTCGCCCTGGCAGCCGACCTCGGCGCCGGAGATCGAGGCGTTCTTCTTGTAGAGCGCGCCGATGGCCGCGGCGGTGAGCAGGAAGTTGCGCCGGCCCTCCGCCGTGCCGTTGTGGAAGCGGTCGTAGTAGCGCAGCACGGCCGGCAAGAGGCCGGCCGCGCCGTTGGTCGGGGCGGTG encodes:
- a CDS encoding glutathione S-transferase family protein; protein product: MALKLYLHPLASYCHKVLIALYENDTPFEPRLVDHGDPENLAAFRAVWPPAKMPVLRDEARDRTLPETSVIIEYLAQHYPGPTRFLPADPDLALEVRLWDRIFDLYLHTPMQNVVADRIRPADAKDPYGVAAARNQLTMACEMIEGRMADRTWAVGETFTLADCAAAPALYYADRIAPLGEAFPATAAYLQRLKARPSFARTLAEAEPYFHMFPG
- a CDS encoding YceI family protein, whose protein sequence is MRFDLKTLCGLVLAFAAMTGAAQAACPTGLPPGVFCGEKNLAAAASGTYALDPDHAAVIARVSHIGYSMSVFRFDRVQGQLVWDAANPAASKLTAAVQTASIATNVKDFAKELSGDAYLKSAAFPQATFVSSAFHPTDATHGKVDGLLTLLGKTRPATFDVTLIGSGKVMGQARIGVHATTSITPQDFGMSPFFLDPIELVIDAEFGKAA